The window atatgattACACTTCttaaaaaacatatatattttgACTTATTCAATTCAATTTGGTGTGATTGCTTTGATCTAGATCTATATTTTCAGCATATATGAACTAACTAGTACATATTCTGTGTGAGTGTGTGAGTGAACTGTGTGTGTTAGATTTAGGGTTTGGCTTGGGCCTTTTAATTATGTTGGGCTGCTACATTTAATTCAGTATGGGCCGTACCCTCttaatcaaattatatattgggcctaatttattgtaattgggctTATCAATCTTTTTAATTGGATTAAAGATTTAAGCCCGAGTTATTGATTAATTTGATTCTTAAATgggtttgattaattaattattttaaagaataatttgcataataatactaataatattattatgtgtatatgtaaatataagtacttattatataaattgaGCATGAAATGATTTGCATATTTGTAATttcattagttttatttataaactcaatctatatatctatatactcccttcgtccacgatagaacttcttatctttcttttttgggacgtccacaaaaaaatttcctacttatttttggactatactccaccacttataattactcttactttcactttttcacaactctcaatattaattataatactttttcaccactttcaatacactcaacaattttttctccacttttaatacactcaataatatttttcttaaaacacgtgtcactccctcctaggaagttctttaaGCAGTTTAACGGTAAAACTTTAGCGCCAtattttttaatactccctccgtccgccaaaagtgtacCACTTTGGCtaggcacgggatttaataaaattggtaatgattttgatgtagtggagaaagggtcccaccactttatgagatgtgtggttgaaattgaatttggattggtttttttgtaaataaagagtgtttgtaaggataaaatattaaagtggatggtgggaccatttccaaaaaaggaaagtggtatactctttgcggacgccaaatatagtaaaaatggtacacttttggcggacggagggagtataatttaaaaaagtGTGATGGTCTTCTCAAATTTAAAAGAACGTGATTAACTTCTCCGAGATTATCACGGATTCAGTCAATTTTACATAAGAttagtttttatattttaaaactcattcacactcaatatttatataaaaataaataaaacaattcaATCATTTAATACATTAACTCAACTTTGGTGGGTCACTTTATCCACTCAATTTTAATGGGCCCTTCTACACTTGATATCAATCTGTcaactatttattaaaacttgtgtcctTCAAACCACACTACAATTTTCATGGATATATGCtgtaaaattttttatttaagaaaataaatccaATCGAGATAAATTGACAATGaaattcaaattatataaatttaattatataaattttaaatttatcaaataaatGTGTTTTTTGGGCTGAGAGAGTACAAAAATCTTTTTATATTGATTTTCATTTGGTGAAATctcatttaaaattaatatgggataagatataatttaaataaataaaaatgaataatacGAAAATATTTGGAGaatgaagataaataattttGCAAAAATATTTGGGCAGGCTCGGAGGATGATAGGCAAAGTACCTCTGGATTCGTCTTTAAATTTGGGTCAGGAGTAGTGACATGGAGATTGTGAAAGAAATAAGCAGTGACTGCACTTTCGACGGTGTAAGCAAAGCACATGGCTGCCACTTCTTCGGCGTGTCAAGCAATGTGGCTTTGGAGGCTATTGGCTGATCTAGATCAAGAACAAAAAGAGGCAACTGAAATTTTCTGCGACAATCGATCAGCTATTGCTATCACGAAGAATCCAGTCATGCACGGAAGAACGAAGAACATCGATATAAGGTTTCATTTTATAAGAGACTTGGTTGCTCATGGTTCCATTGCTTTGAAGTTTTGCAACACTCATGAGCAACTAGCATACTTCTTCACCAAGTCGCTGCCTTTGGAGAGGCACGTCAAAGTTCATAACTCAGCTTAGAGTATGCAATTATGAATCAAGGGGAGTGTTGAATGAAGTCAAGTCTACTGATTCAAATTaggatttttgattttttgttgaGATATTTTTTCTGTTGTATTCTTCATGCTTAGGGGGCTTATAAATAACACCTCATATCAAAGGAATATATATCAGCTTTTTGGACTTAGGTTCTTTTTTatattgagttatttttgtaaaaagaGATTAGGTTATAAggtaatgagaaaataaattggggtaaatgaacttattttttggaaaaCTTATAAGCAGTGACGGATCTATATAGGGGCTGCACCGGGCTCCAGCCCAGTGCAACCCCAAAATTTTGtcctatatatattaaatacatTTAGTCCAATATCTACATAGTTTAATTTTAGCCCAATCCaacttttagaaaaaaaaaaaaaaatctttcaacataaaaataaaaattaatttattcttgtaaagataaattaattttttttttaaatatatatagatgtagTTTTTTATATTCTTTCAACTATAATGGTACAATTCGTAGGGGTGGCGTTAGTATAtgttattgaatcaatagaatgagaataattatttattatagttgGTGATTGAATTCTAATCCTAAGttcattaaaattctacttacACATAAAAATGAATTGTACAGACTGCCCGAAAAAATTGGCTCGGAGGCTACCACCCCGAACCCCCATTCAATACATTCGAGTTCAGCCCCCCTATCGATAAATCTTGGATCCGCCCctgcttataagctctttatgAGTTTATTGTGCTTAACacttgagcttataagctcctaaacaatataagctgttttaaagagtttataagctcagccaaacactctcTAAGTCTATTCCCAATCGTCGCATCCCTTGTGTATGAATTTACAATTCAAGTCGATACTTTCGGGCTTGATCAAATTAGCTGAAAtttgataattaaataaatttaaacttgTGAATTAAATCAAAATTAGTTCCATTGTCAGGGCTAAACCAGCTCACTAATAAAAAATCACTAACCCTTCACTATTGCCGAACAAAATTAAGTACACTAATTACATCATTGTTGTAACATCTCTCACGTGGGCTCGACTAGGCTCATGGAATGCGGAATGCTAATTCTTCATGGAGAGATAAATACCATAAATAATGGCAACTGCTACTCCAATGGACGCAACTTTTTTCTTCCCCGTTGGTATGTAAAGAAGTTGCTCCATCTGAAATTAAATTCAAGAACATGAAGTTACATCAAGACGATATATTTGAAATTACACATGGAAACGATCAGAAAATTTGAAATAACATCTTTACATCAACAGGTTTTTTCCAATTCTTCTGGATTCCTTCTAGATGGCCTCTTCCCACAACGACTACCATTGATCTATGCTTGCGCGCGACTTCCAGTATCTTGGCCGACATATATCTGTAAACAACAAATATAGAATGAAAGCAATCAAACATGCAAATATTACAATGATACGAAGCCCGGGATTAAGAATTAGAATGAAATTCATAGTTGGATCAGAACACAAACAGGTCGCGCTCATCCCTAAAGATTTCCTCCCAAATATCAGAACGCAAAGTGGTTCCTTTATATAACCAGCTGTGCGCTTGCCAAAGAGACGTCCTAGCACGATATCTCTGCAATGTTATCTACCAAAACAGAAAAACTTAGGAACTGGTTGCAGTAAGCTAATGAATATACGTGTAGAAAACTTCAGATAGATCCgacaaaaaaaaactttaaaaataataacatcGATAAACAAGCAAAAGTAGTATGGCTATATACCTCGTGTTACTTTATACCACTCGTAAACACAAGAAGAAAAGTAGCACACCTCTTGAGGTCGATCACCAAGTATAACCTTGGCGCCATATTTCTTGGCTTCTTCATTTGCCGCGCGAAATTCTCCACCTTTAGATGGAACGCCCCAAGAATACCACTTGCGAATAAACCACATGTAAAGAATCCAAGAAGGTTGATAATTTTTCTTCCACATATCGACCATTTCTCTCATTGTCGGAGCCTGCAAAACAAGGCCGGCCAACCTTGACCTTTTCAATTAATTCTTCAAATAttgaatacaaatataaatacaaatacaaatacGGACCAACCTTTGGTATTTCAAGTGTAAGAATTTCTGTGCTAGTAGAGCACAATTCCAGGAAAAAAACCTGAAAGCATAAAATTGCCATAttaattagagagagaaaaaaggatAATAATAGCAGTAGCCACTGTTGCTTCTAATTTCAAAGGAAAAACACCTCTGGTTTCAAGAATTTCCCCACGGCCTTAACTTCTGCCCAAGATTTCTGAAATTGAAGAACAATTAT is drawn from Salvia miltiorrhiza cultivar Shanhuang (shh) unplaced genomic scaffold, IMPLAD_Smil_shh original_scaffold_302, whole genome shotgun sequence and contains these coding sequences:
- the LOC131003953 gene encoding uncharacterized protein LOC131003953, yielding MYGFNSANSLVTLLTGAAPYAKIRHSSRRSLAGISQIVDPRKCERKMEKKLKKLSSNVVMLTCQSSADSGVCNVYLVGTNHVCRKSWAEVKAVGKFLKPEVFFLELCSTSTEILTLEIPKAPTMREMVDMWKKNYQPSWILYMWFIRKWYSWGVPSKGGEFRAANEEAKKYGAKVILGDRPQEITLQRYRARTSLWQAHSWLYKGTTLRSDIWEEIFRDERDLYMSAKILEVARKHRSMVVVVGRGHLEGIQKNWKKPVDMEQLLYIPTGKKKVASIGVAVAIIYGIYLSMKN